A region from the Bdellovibrio bacteriovorus genome encodes:
- the glpK gene encoding glycerol kinase GlpK, whose product MSSTFIMAIDQGTTSSRTCIINQAGGLVAEARETFKQIFPKPGWVEHDPEDIWYSTQRSMRLALEKAGIKGSQIQAIGITNQRETVMLWDEKTKKPLHNAIVWQCRRTQEICERLKKAKKEKMITAKTGLVLDPYFSATKIQWLFKNVPNAMKKAREGSVLAGTVDTFLLWKLTNGQSHKTDVSNASRTMLMNIHTGWWDDELLKLFNVPESILPEICPSNADFGLTQGLGFMPDGIPITGILGDQQSALFGQTCFDIGDSKCTFGTGSFLLLNTGKKAVKSKNKLLTTIAWKLKDGDLVYALEGGAFVCGAAVQWLRDGLGLFQQSSDIEALAKTVEDTEGVEFVPALTGLGAPHWKPEARGVISGLTRGTTKAHVARATLEAMALQNVDILVTMQKDLGKKIRSVRVDGGAAANDLLMQMQADYCGVNVVRPQNLETTALGAAFIAGLGCGMWKDLKEIRRVWKINKEFKVKMTSAKRKERMQRWEKALEKV is encoded by the coding sequence ATGTCTTCTACTTTTATCATGGCGATTGACCAAGGTACAACGAGCTCTCGGACTTGCATTATCAATCAAGCCGGAGGTCTTGTCGCAGAGGCCCGCGAAACTTTCAAACAAATTTTTCCAAAGCCAGGGTGGGTGGAACATGATCCTGAGGACATTTGGTACTCTACGCAAAGATCCATGCGCTTAGCTTTGGAAAAGGCGGGTATTAAAGGTTCGCAAATTCAAGCTATCGGTATTACAAATCAGCGCGAAACTGTGATGCTTTGGGATGAAAAAACGAAAAAGCCCCTTCACAACGCCATTGTCTGGCAGTGCCGTCGTACACAGGAAATTTGCGAACGCTTAAAAAAAGCCAAAAAAGAAAAAATGATCACTGCCAAGACGGGGCTGGTATTAGACCCGTATTTTTCGGCGACAAAAATTCAGTGGCTGTTTAAAAATGTCCCGAACGCAATGAAGAAGGCACGTGAAGGAAGTGTTCTTGCGGGGACGGTGGACACTTTTCTTTTGTGGAAACTCACCAATGGTCAGTCTCACAAAACAGATGTCAGCAATGCTTCACGCACTATGCTAATGAATATCCACACCGGGTGGTGGGATGACGAACTTTTAAAACTGTTCAATGTTCCAGAGTCCATTTTGCCGGAAATCTGTCCCTCCAATGCCGACTTCGGTCTTACACAAGGTCTGGGTTTCATGCCGGACGGTATTCCTATCACGGGAATTTTAGGGGATCAGCAGTCAGCCCTTTTTGGGCAAACGTGTTTTGATATCGGAGATTCGAAATGCACCTTCGGCACCGGAAGTTTCCTTTTGTTGAACACAGGAAAAAAAGCCGTGAAGTCGAAGAACAAACTTCTGACGACGATCGCGTGGAAGCTGAAAGATGGAGATCTGGTATACGCTCTTGAAGGCGGTGCTTTCGTTTGCGGAGCCGCTGTTCAATGGCTGCGTGACGGATTGGGATTATTCCAACAATCTTCTGACATCGAAGCTTTAGCAAAAACTGTGGAGGATACTGAAGGTGTTGAGTTTGTTCCAGCCCTTACAGGCTTGGGGGCTCCTCACTGGAAGCCTGAGGCTCGCGGCGTGATCAGTGGTTTGACTCGCGGAACGACGAAGGCCCATGTGGCGCGTGCGACTTTAGAAGCGATGGCACTTCAGAACGTCGATATCTTGGTTACTATGCAAAAAGATTTAGGTAAAAAAATTCGCAGTGTTCGGGTCGATGGAGGCGCGGCTGCGAATGATCTTTTGATGCAAATGCAAGCAGACTATTGTGGCGTCAATGTTGTGCGCCCTCAAAACCTGGAGACGACCGCTTTAGGTGCCGCCTTCATCGCCGGCTTGGGTTGCGGCATGTGGAAGGATTTGAAAGAAATTCGCCGCGTGTGGAAGATTAATAAAGAGTTCAAAGTGAAAATGACTTCTGCAAAACGTAAAGAGCGCATGCAGCGCTGGGAAAAGGCGTTGGAGAAAGTTTAA
- a CDS encoding Crp/Fnr family transcriptional regulator, whose product MTDALSAIQKETYKPGDYIFFEGDIENHFYIVETGVVNIFTKDQMGKRIPIVDIVDGESFGEFALISKMPRSASAQAVTDVVLVKVSEDGFKQLLEELPTWAECMLKSFVDRLQNMTEKVRELEQFKKHE is encoded by the coding sequence ATGACAGACGCACTCAGCGCAATTCAAAAAGAAACTTACAAGCCCGGGGATTACATCTTCTTTGAAGGCGACATCGAAAATCACTTTTACATCGTTGAAACCGGCGTTGTGAACATTTTCACTAAAGATCAGATGGGAAAAAGAATTCCGATCGTCGATATCGTTGATGGGGAATCTTTCGGTGAATTTGCGCTGATTTCTAAAATGCCAAGAAGTGCTTCTGCTCAAGCTGTCACGGATGTGGTGTTGGTGAAAGTTTCTGAAGACGGATTCAAGCAGCTTTTAGAAGAGCTTCCGACATGGGCCGAGTGCATGCTGAAGTCTTTCGTGGATCGTTTGCAGAACATGACCGAAAAAGTGCGAGAGCTCGAACAATTTAAAAAACACGAATAA
- a CDS encoding transglycosylase SLT domain-containing protein: protein MKIAHACLAVSLLVGSMAGAQTPKSDLDSFKKALEQFRSSKYEEAITGFEGILKEKTTLEEYARFYLAQSFMKSSKLDQAEVELKKVLNLSPNVKMSIEASNLLGQVALEKKNFKLASNYFVKLEKRTRNTEDYPDVIYNLAVAEKGLNRHGQMCKWLVKLYERYPAYPKVQDWGVDLSKNEFEGKPTDCNVTTEDFRTRVRYLLWAGLDQKAQGEINIMKEKLAKTDKYLADKLQAQFFLQEGEVNKAVDILKPYYETNKRNFDYLILFASAAARAGEVQLAVGSYYSAYKLSPRSKTGRQALYQSAFLSYQFQDYDGAARRFQEFMKVYPKSGLNKDAQWHLAWLQYLKGDYQGSYKAFSRLNELKRRNKRAWKSLPQDRLEYWMAMSLFRQGKVDQAKAMMEDLSNDPLMGYYSITAQARLKKMAEIKTPKLAASPLPTQPRVISRFSAGEFLMPSNIQEYRSDEIESEETLVLTQYSADDEKSEDEEADAVDNPDLKSVEVVTDETIPDVSGEKVTTFSNPVLMKRFERARDMMILGEYEWARWDLYDIERKTSNREYLRTLMGEYNTAGHFNRSSYIAQINFSGQRAAHGLDGIRYLWEFAYPRAYSEYVEKYTKKFTVPEELVWGIMRAETNYRRDAISPVGALGLMQVMPFTGHKVAVLLGEKEFKAPLLLQPETSVKVGSRYLKRLMDRFENAIPLVAAGYNAGPHRVKNWLASFGNLETDEFIEHIPFLETRNYVKRVVSNAYIYSNLYGNKKDLFPYMAGSVPAKHMADLAGKENWDDI from the coding sequence ATGAAGATTGCACATGCGTGCTTAGCCGTTTCTTTGTTGGTGGGCTCCATGGCCGGAGCGCAAACGCCAAAATCCGATTTAGACTCTTTTAAAAAGGCGCTGGAGCAGTTCCGCTCCTCGAAATACGAAGAAGCCATCACTGGCTTCGAAGGTATTTTAAAAGAAAAAACCACTCTGGAAGAATACGCGCGTTTTTATTTGGCGCAGTCGTTCATGAAATCCAGCAAGCTGGATCAAGCCGAAGTGGAGCTTAAAAAAGTTCTCAATCTCTCTCCGAATGTGAAGATGTCCATTGAAGCGTCAAATCTTCTGGGACAAGTCGCACTTGAAAAGAAGAACTTTAAGCTCGCAAGCAATTACTTCGTGAAGCTTGAAAAAAGAACCCGCAACACGGAAGACTACCCGGACGTGATCTATAATTTGGCCGTGGCCGAAAAAGGTCTGAATCGTCACGGTCAAATGTGCAAGTGGTTGGTCAAACTTTATGAACGCTATCCAGCTTATCCAAAAGTTCAAGACTGGGGAGTGGATCTTTCCAAGAATGAATTCGAAGGAAAGCCGACAGATTGTAACGTGACGACGGAAGATTTCCGCACGCGCGTTCGTTATTTGTTGTGGGCAGGTCTTGATCAAAAAGCACAAGGCGAAATCAATATCATGAAAGAGAAGTTGGCAAAGACGGATAAATATCTTGCCGACAAACTTCAAGCTCAGTTCTTCTTGCAAGAAGGAGAAGTGAATAAGGCCGTTGATATTTTAAAGCCTTACTATGAAACGAATAAAAGAAACTTCGACTACTTGATTCTTTTTGCTTCGGCTGCGGCCCGAGCAGGGGAAGTTCAATTGGCCGTGGGTTCTTATTACTCGGCTTATAAGTTAAGCCCTCGTTCGAAGACAGGTCGTCAGGCTCTTTATCAATCAGCTTTCCTAAGCTATCAATTTCAAGACTACGATGGAGCCGCTCGTCGCTTCCAAGAGTTTATGAAAGTGTATCCGAAGTCAGGTCTTAATAAAGATGCCCAATGGCACTTGGCTTGGTTGCAATATCTCAAAGGAGACTATCAAGGTTCTTATAAAGCGTTTTCTCGTTTAAACGAATTAAAACGCCGAAACAAAAGAGCGTGGAAGTCCTTGCCGCAAGATCGTTTGGAATACTGGATGGCGATGAGTCTTTTCCGTCAAGGTAAAGTCGATCAAGCCAAAGCCATGATGGAAGATCTTTCGAATGATCCGTTGATGGGTTATTATTCCATTACGGCGCAAGCGCGTCTTAAAAAGATGGCCGAAATTAAAACTCCAAAGTTGGCGGCGTCGCCGCTTCCAACTCAACCTCGCGTGATTTCTCGATTCTCGGCCGGTGAGTTCTTGATGCCTTCAAATATTCAAGAGTATCGCAGTGATGAAATAGAGTCTGAAGAGACGCTGGTCTTGACTCAATATTCTGCAGATGATGAAAAGAGTGAAGATGAAGAAGCTGACGCCGTCGACAATCCCGATTTGAAATCTGTGGAAGTTGTGACGGATGAAACCATACCTGACGTCAGTGGCGAAAAAGTGACGACTTTCTCAAACCCTGTGTTGATGAAGCGCTTTGAACGCGCTCGCGATATGATGATTCTAGGCGAGTACGAATGGGCTCGTTGGGATCTTTATGATATCGAAAGAAAGACGTCCAACCGTGAGTACCTTCGCACTTTGATGGGGGAGTACAATACGGCAGGACACTTCAATCGCTCTTCTTACATCGCGCAAATCAACTTTAGCGGTCAAAGAGCTGCTCACGGTCTTGATGGCATTCGCTATCTTTGGGAATTTGCTTACCCACGTGCTTACAGTGAATATGTAGAAAAATACACAAAGAAGTTCACCGTTCCTGAAGAACTTGTTTGGGGTATCATGCGTGCGGAAACAAACTACCGTCGCGATGCGATTTCTCCGGTGGGAGCTTTGGGCTTAATGCAAGTGATGCCTTTCACAGGACATAAAGTAGCAGTTCTTTTAGGTGAAAAAGAATTCAAGGCGCCTTTGTTATTGCAACCAGAAACTTCGGTGAAAGTCGGTTCTCGTTACTTGAAGCGCTTGATGGATCGTTTTGAAAATGCGATTCCGTTGGTGGCGGCCGGTTACAATGCAGGACCTCACCGTGTGAAGAACTGGCTAGCAAGCTTTGGTAACTTAGAAACAGATGAGTTCATCGAACACATTCCGTTTTTGGAAACTCGCAACTACGTGAAGCGAGTGGTTTCAAACGCTTATATTTACTCTAACTTGTACGGCAACAAAAAAGATCTTTTCCCTTACATGGCGGGTTCAGTGCCAGCAAAACACATGGCCGATCTTGCAGGAAAAGAAAACTGGGATGACATTTGA
- a CDS encoding phosphatase PAP2 family protein — protein MRYLLSLLVFFTASLSNGQDVKENLKVLEPRNFWENELKPTIVNSFDTGGQMILLSGALSVAAAKQYDRTIYLHNLREDDKWMDSNVADMGGYLGSGGPGIAIAVLQLALDPINGVAHSKALMLTAATHITTAFIVNRERPSGRDRLSFPSGHSSSAFATATSLAYAYGYKAGIPAYLAATFIGVSRVNENIHWASDVVAGAVLGIYWGRAAALNTGKSFMTVMPILDGETKGLSFTMEF, from the coding sequence ATGAGATACCTTCTTTCTCTGTTAGTGTTCTTCACGGCTTCCCTATCAAATGGGCAAGATGTTAAAGAAAACCTCAAAGTGCTAGAGCCGCGCAACTTTTGGGAAAATGAACTGAAACCCACTATCGTGAATTCGTTTGATACCGGCGGGCAGATGATTCTTTTAAGTGGGGCTCTGTCTGTCGCCGCGGCTAAGCAATACGACCGCACGATTTATCTGCACAATCTTCGAGAAGACGATAAATGGATGGATTCCAACGTCGCAGATATGGGTGGTTACCTGGGCAGTGGGGGACCTGGCATCGCCATCGCTGTTTTGCAACTGGCGCTGGATCCGATCAATGGCGTTGCTCATAGCAAGGCGTTGATGCTTACTGCAGCCACGCATATCACAACAGCTTTCATCGTGAATCGGGAACGTCCTAGTGGTCGCGATCGACTGTCATTTCCCTCAGGACATTCTTCCTCGGCGTTTGCGACAGCGACGTCTTTAGCATACGCCTATGGTTATAAAGCGGGGATTCCGGCTTATCTGGCTGCTACATTCATTGGAGTATCGCGCGTAAATGAAAACATCCATTGGGCGAGCGATGTTGTCGCGGGAGCTGTCTTAGGAATTTATTGGGGGCGGGCCGCGGCTCTTAATACCGGAAAAAGTTTTATGACTGTCATGCCGATTTTAGATGGGGAAACCAAAGGCCTTAGTTTTACGATGGAATTTTAA
- a CDS encoding ABC transporter permease, with amino-acid sequence MLKALPGGPFDEETALNPLVKEKLQEHWKVDQSWVGQATSYLTSLVQGDLGVSMTRPERTVTEIISQGVANTLTLNALALLFILIGAFVISLVAVRFKDTWVEHLIDQTVIAFLSLPSLFWGPLLIYFFGFYWNVFPVAFLTGPSHYVLPLLTLCLRPLAVLIRLLKNSLNENLQQDYVRTARAKGVKVWNILFHHVLKNSLIPFLSYVGPLIVSLLSGSFLVEVLFAVPGLGTEFISALNDRDYTLIVGLTLFYGALLVLVNSFIDVLIKMADPRLREEA; translated from the coding sequence TTGCTGAAAGCACTTCCTGGCGGCCCTTTTGATGAAGAGACGGCCCTCAATCCTCTCGTAAAAGAAAAACTTCAAGAGCACTGGAAAGTCGATCAATCTTGGGTCGGGCAGGCGACGTCTTATCTTACTTCTTTAGTTCAAGGTGATTTGGGCGTGTCTATGACTCGACCTGAGCGCACGGTGACCGAGATTATCTCTCAAGGTGTTGCCAATACTTTGACTTTAAACGCCTTGGCTTTGCTTTTTATTTTAATCGGCGCCTTTGTGATTTCTTTGGTCGCGGTTCGTTTCAAAGACACCTGGGTTGAACATCTGATCGATCAAACGGTGATCGCGTTTCTTTCTTTACCCAGCCTTTTCTGGGGACCTCTTTTAATTTATTTCTTTGGATTTTACTGGAATGTTTTCCCTGTGGCCTTTTTGACGGGGCCTTCTCATTATGTGTTGCCGCTTTTGACATTGTGTCTTCGTCCGTTAGCGGTACTAATTCGTCTTTTGAAAAATTCTTTAAATGAAAACTTACAACAAGACTATGTGCGCACCGCGCGCGCTAAAGGTGTAAAGGTTTGGAATATTCTTTTTCACCACGTTCTTAAGAACTCTTTGATTCCTTTTTTAAGCTATGTCGGGCCTTTGATCGTCTCTCTTCTTTCAGGTTCTTTCTTAGTAGAAGTTCTTTTTGCCGTTCCTGGATTGGGAACAGAATTTATATCTGCATTAAACGACCGCGACTACACGCTTATCGTAGGTCTAACATTGTTCTATGGTGCTTTGTTAGTTTTAGTAAATTCATTCATCGATGTTCTGATTAAAATGGCCGATCCGCGATTAAGGGAGGAAGCATGA
- the radA gene encoding DNA repair protein RadA, with amino-acid sequence MAKSKAKSIYTCQNCGAQRPRWEGKCSDCGAWNSYVEELQLPEVKTRGWSTGTSEKGSPSAKPISLDQSLEEVKLDRFDTGYEELNRVLGGGLARGSFVLLGGSPGIGKSTLLLQMAGGLAKNKHKILYISGEESVSQTGSRAHRLGIRSPLIEIGCESNLHSIMELARHKKPDVLVVDSIQTMYLPDLQAAPGSVSQVRECAGHLMGLAKQDNITVILIGHVTKDGNIAGPKVLEHMVDCVLSFDGDASYNFRLLRALKNRFGAAQELGVFQMNQKGLEEVSNPSELFLEERGNQLIGSAVFASMEGTRPLLCEVQALTLSSPMAMPRRTALGIDVNRLHLLTAVLDRHLDIRLGHNDIFINVVGGLKLIEPAADLAVAAAILSTEGRRDLDSKTCFFGEIGLTGEVRGVSFVENRIKEGDKLGFQHFVIPYSNKRHLADLKLSKDKKISFIRNVQDLSKLI; translated from the coding sequence ATGGCAAAATCGAAGGCGAAAAGTATCTATACCTGTCAAAATTGTGGAGCCCAACGACCAAGGTGGGAAGGAAAATGCTCGGACTGCGGCGCGTGGAACTCCTACGTCGAAGAATTGCAGCTTCCAGAGGTGAAAACCAGAGGTTGGTCTACGGGAACCTCTGAAAAAGGCTCCCCTTCGGCGAAGCCGATTTCACTAGACCAAAGCCTTGAAGAAGTGAAATTGGATCGTTTTGATACAGGGTATGAAGAGCTCAACCGCGTTTTAGGCGGCGGACTGGCACGCGGAAGTTTCGTGCTGCTGGGCGGCTCTCCAGGTATTGGTAAGTCGACTTTGCTTTTGCAAATGGCTGGCGGCCTTGCGAAGAACAAGCACAAAATTCTTTATATCTCGGGTGAGGAAAGCGTTTCGCAAACCGGATCGCGTGCTCATCGTTTAGGCATTCGCTCCCCGCTGATCGAAATTGGCTGCGAAAGCAATCTTCATAGCATCATGGAACTAGCACGTCATAAAAAACCCGATGTGCTTGTCGTCGACTCTATCCAGACGATGTATCTTCCAGATTTGCAGGCAGCACCTGGCTCCGTTTCACAAGTGCGCGAGTGTGCGGGGCATCTGATGGGTCTTGCAAAACAAGACAACATCACTGTGATCCTCATCGGTCACGTCACAAAAGATGGAAATATCGCTGGTCCTAAAGTGCTTGAGCACATGGTGGACTGTGTTCTTTCTTTTGATGGAGACGCCTCTTACAACTTCCGCCTTTTACGTGCTTTAAAAAATCGTTTTGGTGCCGCTCAAGAATTAGGCGTATTTCAAATGAACCAAAAAGGATTGGAAGAGGTTTCTAACCCTTCCGAGCTTTTCTTAGAAGAACGTGGCAACCAACTTATTGGTTCGGCGGTTTTTGCTTCGATGGAAGGCACTCGTCCTTTGCTGTGTGAAGTGCAAGCGTTGACATTATCTAGCCCCATGGCCATGCCTCGCCGCACAGCTTTGGGTATTGATGTGAATCGTCTGCATTTGTTGACGGCAGTTCTGGATCGCCACTTGGATATTCGCTTAGGCCATAATGATATTTTCATCAACGTCGTTGGCGGACTGAAGCTGATCGAACCCGCGGCGGACCTTGCCGTCGCGGCCGCCATTCTTTCAACGGAAGGTCGTCGCGATCTAGATTCGAAAACATGTTTCTTTGGTGAGATAGGTTTAACTGGTGAAGTGCGCGGAGTTTCTTTCGTAGAAAACCGCATTAAAGAAGGCGACAAGTTGGGTTTCCAACACTTCGTCATTCCTTATTCGAACAAACGCCATCTTGCGGATTTAAAATTATCCAAAGATAAGAAAATTTCTTTTATACGAAACGTGCAAGATTTGAGTAAACTGATCTAA
- a CDS encoding flagellar brake protein yields MNSNNPNAPQMIFKKVAHSEKKMLFREVAHDKMQVSVKGAVQEDIFHLIAVQTEKDEALLCHHTADSKGITTAQKCVVNFAFKSERYFFQTELYFESGWAVLKIDTDLFQLQRRANARIDLPDKYDGVFVLTSAGGKAYFLDCRVKDISAGGIKIELPANAPEVKIGDILKGNLRLGVRRAIEFEVEVRFAQKKDPVGAAPPTQMAGLQFLHVDNLLESRLLSLMMDLQREIFLKYPKK; encoded by the coding sequence ATGAATTCGAATAATCCCAATGCTCCGCAAATGATCTTTAAAAAGGTCGCGCATTCAGAAAAGAAAATGCTTTTTCGCGAGGTGGCTCACGACAAGATGCAAGTGTCAGTGAAGGGCGCTGTTCAGGAAGACATTTTTCATCTAATCGCAGTGCAGACAGAAAAAGATGAAGCTCTTTTATGTCATCATACAGCGGATTCAAAAGGCATCACGACAGCACAAAAGTGTGTGGTGAATTTTGCGTTTAAGAGCGAGCGTTATTTCTTTCAAACGGAACTGTATTTTGAATCGGGATGGGCTGTATTAAAAATTGATACCGACTTATTTCAATTGCAGCGTCGCGCGAATGCGCGCATTGATTTACCAGATAAGTACGACGGTGTTTTTGTTCTGACCAGCGCTGGGGGCAAGGCCTATTTTTTAGATTGCCGTGTGAAAGATATCAGTGCGGGTGGAATTAAGATCGAACTTCCCGCGAACGCACCTGAAGTTAAAATCGGGGACATCTTAAAAGGCAATCTCCGCCTAGGAGTGCGTCGCGCGATCGAGTTTGAAGTGGAAGTGCGTTTTGCCCAAAAGAAAGACCCGGTTGGGGCCGCTCCGCCCACGCAGATGGCCGGGCTGCAATTTCTACACGTTGATAACCTTCTTGAAAGCCGTCTTTTAAGCTTGATGATGGATTTGCAACGCGAAATTTTCCTTAAATACCCTAAAAAATAG
- a CDS encoding beta-sandwich domain-containing protein, which produces MKPLLTSLLVSAVLLQAPAAFSQDRGGRDNHGPVRPGDNRPGNDRHDRNDRHDDRRDNDRIERDRRDREERDRRDREERDRREKEERDRHRHNPPRRDPNPPPRYPDYPRHPTYPSHPNYPTYPNYPNYPTYPTPPSSYDNSVYFSDITRRSGGEWVRVNFSYASYVDHVRAYASSASIMVHEAILHTQSGRQLVIRNLASQMLYPGNSYTSEYITAGERIVAIDLRLESYGNYGDVRLTVSSSNGTPQIYAVRYP; this is translated from the coding sequence ATGAAACCACTTTTAACAAGTCTTTTAGTTTCTGCGGTTCTTTTGCAAGCACCTGCAGCCTTCTCTCAAGACCGCGGTGGCCGTGACAATCACGGGCCTGTACGCCCTGGAGACAACCGTCCTGGCAATGATCGTCATGATAGAAATGATCGCCACGATGATCGTCGTGATAACGACCGCATTGAAAGAGACCGCCGTGATCGCGAAGAAAGAGATCGTCGCGACCGTGAAGAGCGCGACCGTCGCGAAAAAGAAGAACGTGACCGCCATCGTCACAATCCTCCTCGTCGTGATCCAAATCCTCCGCCAAGATATCCGGATTACCCAAGACATCCGACATATCCGTCGCACCCAAATTATCCAACATACCCGAACTATCCAAATTACCCAACTTATCCAACGCCACCGTCATCTTATGACAACAGCGTGTACTTCAGCGATATCACTCGTCGCAGTGGGGGAGAATGGGTTCGCGTGAACTTCAGCTACGCCTCTTACGTAGATCATGTTCGCGCCTACGCTTCATCAGCCTCTATCATGGTGCATGAAGCGATTCTTCATACTCAAAGCGGTCGTCAATTGGTGATCCGTAACTTGGCGTCTCAGATGTTGTACCCTGGAAACTCGTACACTTCTGAATACATCACAGCCGGAGAAAGAATCGTAGCCATTGATCTTCGTTTGGAATCTTACGGCAATTACGGTGACGTTCGTCTGACAGTGAGTTCTAGCAATGGAACTCCACAAATCTATGCAGTTCGTTACCCGTAA
- a CDS encoding lysophospholipid acyltransferase family protein: MKNFLQKPNEKIFGLRNLDRDTLIFRVLPRFLLEILRKYFRLEITGAENIPRRGPVIIAPNHSGYTGFDAFLLGHIVQEEARRVPRVLTHHFWFLTETTAIPAQKMGFTEATFENGMNALKKGNAIVLFPEGEQGNFKPTSERYQLQEFKRGFVRMALESQCPIVPAIILGAEETHINLKKLKFTKFLKGSVIPLPLNIVPLPAKWRIHFLEPIYLPYKPSAVNDSELVHEIAQDIQEKMQVAIKEELSKRGNPFL, translated from the coding sequence ATGAAGAATTTCTTGCAGAAACCCAACGAAAAAATTTTTGGTCTTCGGAACCTTGACCGAGACACATTGATTTTTCGCGTGCTGCCAAGATTCCTTCTGGAGATTCTGCGCAAGTACTTCCGCCTAGAGATCACCGGCGCTGAAAACATTCCTCGCCGCGGTCCTGTAATTATCGCTCCCAATCATTCGGGGTACACCGGCTTTGACGCTTTTCTTTTAGGTCACATCGTGCAAGAGGAAGCTCGCCGCGTTCCCCGCGTTTTGACCCATCACTTTTGGTTTTTAACGGAAACAACGGCCATTCCCGCGCAAAAGATGGGATTCACGGAAGCCACTTTTGAAAATGGAATGAACGCGCTAAAAAAAGGAAACGCCATCGTGCTATTTCCTGAAGGAGAGCAAGGCAACTTCAAACCGACTTCCGAGCGTTATCAGCTTCAAGAGTTCAAGCGCGGTTTTGTGCGCATGGCCCTAGAAAGCCAATGCCCTATTGTACCCGCAATCATCTTGGGTGCAGAAGAAACTCACATCAACTTGAAGAAATTGAAATTTACAAAATTTTTAAAGGGCAGCGTCATTCCGTTGCCGCTAAATATTGTCCCGCTACCAGCAAAATGGCGCATTCATTTCTTAGAGCCCATTTATCTTCCCTACAAACCAAGTGCTGTGAATGACTCGGAGCTTGTGCATGAAATTGCGCAAGATATTCAAGAAAAAATGCAGGTCGCAATTAAGGAAGAACTTTCTAAACGCGGGAATCCATTTCTTTAA